The proteins below come from a single Aegilops tauschii subsp. strangulata cultivar AL8/78 chromosome 6, Aet v6.0, whole genome shotgun sequence genomic window:
- the LOC109760452 gene encoding eukaryotic initiation factor 4A, with protein sequence MAGMAPEGSQFDAKQYDSKMTELLNQGDTGEFFTSYDEVHESFDDMGLQENLLRGIYAYGFEKPSAIQQRGIVPFCKGLDVIQQAQSGTGKTATFCSGILQQLDYGLVECQALVLAPTRELAQQIEKVMRALGDYLGVKVHACVGGTSVREDQRILASGVHVVVGTPGRVFDMLRRQSLRPDNIKMFVLDEADEMLSRGFKDQIYDIFQLLPSKIQVGVFSATMPPEALEITRKFMNKPVRILVKRDELTLEGIKQFYVNVEKEEWKLDTLCDLYETLAITQSVIFVNTRRKVDWLTDKMRGRDHTVSATHGDMDQNTRDIIMREFRSGSSRVLITTDLLARGIDVQQVSLVINYDLPTQPENYLHRIGRSGRFGRKGVAINFVTREDERMLFDIQKFYNVVIEELPANVADLL encoded by the exons ATGGCAGGAATGGCACCAGAGGGTTCCCAGTTTGATGCTAAGCAGTATGACAGCAAGATGACCGAGTTACT GAACCAAGGTGACACCGGGGAGTTTTTCACCTCGTATGATGAGGTGCACGAAAGTTTTGATGACATGGGCCTCCAAGAGAACCTTCTTAGAGGCATCTACGCTTATG GTTTTGAGAAGCCATCAGCCATTCAGCAAAGAGGAATTGTTCCCTTCTGCAAGGGTCTTGATGTGATTCAGCAAGCTCAGTCTGGAACAGGAAAAACTGCCACCTTCTGTTCTGGAATCTTGCAGCAGCTTGACTATGGATTGGTTGAGTGCCAGGCATTGGTCCTTGCTCCGACCCGTGAGCTTGCACAGCAGATTGAGAAGGTCATGCGTGCTCTTGGTGACTACTTAGGTGTCAAGGTGCATGCATGTGTTGGTGGAACTTCTGTTCGTGAGGACCAAAGGATTCTTGCCAGTGGTGTGCATGTTGTTGTCGGCACACCTGGTCGTGTGTTCGATATGTTGCGCAGGCAATCCCTCCGTCCAGATAACATCAAGATGTTTGTGTTGGATGAAGCTGATGAAATGCTTTCACGTGGTTTCAAGGATCAG ATCTATGATATCTTCCAGCTTCTTCCATCAAAGATTCAAGTTGGGGTGTTCTCAGCAACCATGCCTCCTGAGGCCCTTGAGATAACCCGCAAGTTCATGAACAAGCCTGTGAGGATTCTTGTCAAGAGAGATGAGCTTACCCTTGAGGGTATCAAACAATTCTATGTCAATGTGGAGAAGGAAGAGTGGAAGCTGGATACACTCTGTGACCTGTACGAGACCCTGGCAATTACCCAGAGTGTCATCTTTGTGAACACCCGCCGCAAGGTGGACTGGCTCACCGACAAGATGAGGGGACGGGACCACACTGTCTCTGCAACGCACGGAGATATGGACCAGAACACTAGGGACATCATCATGAGGGAGTTCAGATCTGGATCTTCTCGTGTGCTCATCACCACCGACCTGCTGGCCCGTGGTATTGATGTGCAGCAAGTCTCCCTTGTCATCAACTATGACCTGCCGACTCAGCCTGAGAACTACCTCCATCGCATTGGTCGTAGTGGTCGGTTCGGGAGGAAGGGAGTTGCCATCAACTTTGTCACCCGTGAAGATGAGAGGATGCTGTTCGACATCCAGAAGTTCTACAACGTGGTCATTGAGGAGCTCCCGGCCAATGTCGCTGACCTTCTCTAG